A stretch of the Sulfurospirillum sp. UCH001 genome encodes the following:
- the gmk gene encoding guanylate kinase — protein MKGNLLVISGPSGSGKSSLMKEVLKEITDSYFSISSTTRSIREGEVDGINYHFISKEEFEKDMDAGFFLEWAKVHDNYYGTSLKPILKELHAGKLVICDIDVQGHKIAREKFGSLITSVFITTPDQKSLKERLISRGTDSSEVIEKRLANAVSEMTRIREYDYVLINDDFKTALHDLLAIAYTSRKKMELMDLGEFISAWANIE, from the coding sequence GTGAAAGGTAACCTTTTAGTCATCTCAGGACCGAGTGGTTCAGGTAAAAGCTCTTTAATGAAAGAGGTCCTGAAAGAAATTACAGATTCTTATTTTTCGATTTCAAGTACAACACGATCTATTCGTGAAGGTGAAGTGGATGGGATTAATTACCATTTCATCTCCAAAGAAGAGTTTGAAAAAGACATGGATGCAGGATTTTTTTTAGAATGGGCAAAAGTCCATGATAATTATTATGGAACATCACTCAAACCAATTTTAAAAGAGTTACATGCAGGAAAACTGGTCATCTGCGATATTGATGTACAAGGACACAAAATTGCTCGTGAGAAGTTTGGAAGCTTAATTACATCTGTTTTCATTACGACACCTGATCAGAAAAGTTTGAAAGAAAGACTGATTAGTAGAGGGACAGATAGTTCAGAGGTCATCGAAAAACGTCTTGCTAACGCTGTTTCTGAGATGACACGTATAAGGGAATATGATTATGTGTTAATTAACGATGATTTTAAAACAGCTTTACATGATTTGCTAGCAATTGCATATACTTCGCGGAAAAAAATGGAGTTGATGGACTTAGGTGAGTTTATCAGTGCTTGGGCAAATATCGAATAA
- the fliR gene encoding flagellar biosynthetic protein FliR has product MESLVKLFGEHQVILFFLLFARISGLFAFFPFFSHANIPLTIKTSMTFFMVIFLFPLLPALQVTPTLLNLTLAIVGELLIGFVAGLFLTITISILQMAGMQISFIMGFTMASVIDPQTSTSIPILSQILSLIGLMVVLAFNGHHQMLLFIADSLTLLPLGNFYPQTNMLTYLLKAMTGMFVYGFILSFPVVAFSLLLDVVFGMLMKTMPQFNLLVIGFPIKITVSFIVIVATLSSIMLLFKKEFIEALNHLTLLFVR; this is encoded by the coding sequence GTGGAGTCACTGGTTAAACTTTTTGGTGAACATCAAGTGATTCTATTCTTTCTTCTATTTGCTAGAATTAGTGGGCTTTTCGCTTTTTTTCCTTTTTTCTCTCACGCAAATATTCCATTAACTATTAAAACATCTATGACGTTTTTTATGGTTATTTTTCTATTTCCACTTTTGCCTGCCTTACAGGTGACTCCAACATTACTGAATCTTACACTTGCAATAGTTGGTGAATTACTGATTGGTTTCGTTGCGGGGCTATTTTTAACTATTACGATTTCTATTTTACAAATGGCAGGTATGCAAATTTCGTTTATTATGGGTTTTACAATGGCGAGTGTTATTGACCCACAAACAAGTACCTCTATCCCTATATTGTCACAAATACTTTCCTTAATTGGTCTTATGGTTGTTCTTGCATTTAACGGGCATCACCAAATGCTACTTTTTATTGCGGATTCATTGACTCTTTTGCCGTTAGGAAACTTTTATCCTCAGACGAATATGTTAACGTATCTGCTCAAAGCTATGACAGGGATGTTTGTCTATGGATTTATTCTTTCATTTCCCGTTGTTGCTTTTTCTTTACTTTTAGATGTGGTTTTTGGAATGCTTATGAAAACAATGCCACAATTTAACCTTTTGGTTATTGGTTTCCCCATTAAAATTACGGTTTCATTTATTGTAATTGTTGCCACTTTAAGCTCTATCATGCTTCTCTTTAAAAAAGAGTTTATCGAAGCATTGAACCATTTGACACTTCTTTTTGTCCGTTAA